The region TCCAACACCTTCAAAGAAATTGACATTATTAGGAGAATACTCAAAATAGGACGTAACCTTTCCATGGTCCTATAGGTTTCAAAAATGTGCATTACACTTTCATTCAACACTACGCCCTTCATAGCCCTCCCTGTACAATCAACCCTTCTCTCATGTGCTAAGGCATAGAAGTGCTGGAAGTTTATGTCCAAAGCTAATAATATTTGCAATAAGTCCTGAAGAACTAAGCAATAAATTATAGCCTGAATGGTAGGCATGTTGGTGATGTCTCCAAGCCATAGAATTAGCCTATTCCttgatctttttttcttttttcccatTAAAATCTAATGGAAATTGCTTTCTATTCAGGCTACTTGCAACAATTTGCATGCAAATACACCATTTTTGCAGTTACAATAACGTGAATAACTGATACTGGCACTAATTTGTATGCTTTTTACATCTGATTGTGTTGACCTGTAGTATAAACATTTAACAAAGACTCTTGATGATAGGACACTGATTACGTACAAATGCATGAAAAAAACTCTAAGTTCACATGACtggaaatattattatttttattattattattactgtacaCTCAACAGTTACTAAGTATCATGGCTGCAGACTATTAAACTTATACAGAGAGGCCGAGAGAAAAGACTCTTTCAGACCTAGCCTGTcacaataggccactttcaaaaataccataatactctttgttctTGCATAaatgtttttctattttctccCGAGACTTActatggtcccaagagaaaacaaaaacactacttatgcaaaattttggaagacaaacaaagagtattatggtatttttgaaagtggcctatacTATTATTTGAACAGAAAGAGTTCCTCTCAAACAGGCGCACTTTCAATATTTGACTCCCACCATATCTTTTTcccaacattaattttgaaacaaaaattatcgCACATTAATATTGGCAAAGGTAAAGCAAAATACTGCTTGATTGCGGTGAATAAGAATATGTATCAACCTTAAGTTCAATCACAAGACAAATTTAGTATGGCTTTAAACGTTACAGCACTAGGTTGTTGTTCAAAATACCATgatagaaataattataaaccCATCCTCTCGCACTCACTTTTCTAGCAGTTTTATAGTTAAAAGATTTTAACTATAAAGATAATAAGGCTAAGACATGAAACAACATTCACtaaatttcaatatttaagCTACTTTTCATCCTTTTAATTCCACAAGAAATCTTAAGTAAAATATTATATAATTTCACATAAAAGGTAATAATTGAAACTCTTTCACTCTTCCTGTATTCAATAAAAAGGGTAAATAAAAATGGATGATAAGAATGTCTTGAATGTGCTGGTCATGTCgttgaataataaattgaTGCTTGAATCAAACCTCCTCTCCACATGGCAAATCATCATCTCCATTATCAACATCCTTGTCAATTTCTTTCTCATTGAGCTCGTTTATATCCTCTGTGTCATTGTCATCCTTGTCTCTACTCTCTAGCTGAGGTACTTGAATGtcgcttgtttttttcaatgtggGATGAGAGGAAATCTGTTCGCAGTGAGCAGGCTGCCTCACTAATACTGTCACAGGACTGGCTGTTGACTTTCAAGGAGGAAAACCAAGTTTTAGCCAACTCGATCAACCAGGTACAGGTAGTTTCGTCATTAAAGAGTTGTCTGTcagtatttttcatttatgtcTTTTCATTGAAGCtcagataataataatggaaaCAGCAAAAGTATTAAAACTAAtacttcaaaatttgaaactaGTAACTGTTATGTGACTGGATCAAAGGGAAAAAGTATGCAGCTTTCATTCATTGAAATGTGTCTCCAGTCTAATATTGCCATTGATTCTATACCTGTGCTCTGGAGAATAAAGAAGCTTGAAACTGTTGGAGCTGCTTCTCAAGCTGAAGGATTTTTACATCCTTTCTCAGGTTTTCTGTTTCCAATCTTTGAACTTGGTGTTCTAGTCTGGAAAGTTCTCCATCCTTTAAATAAATGCATGAAAAACATGCAGGGAATTTCAACTTAATAATTCAATAGTGTACattgtaataatgataattgtaACCACCAACAACCAACAATGTAATTTAATTTAGCAGAGGATGATCTTGCTTATACCTTAAGATATTGCAGTTGTGCTTCAAGTTCTGCTATCCGTGAGATTTTGGCCAGATGTTCttgttgaagaatttgaaTGTGTTGCTTCAGAGTTAGAATCTCTTGATCTTTTTCTTGATGCTTGAAAGAGCagaaaccaaaaaacaaacaaacaaacaagaaaacagtCTGCATCAAACACAGAACATTTTTCTAAAAAAGACTAAaattaatgagaaaaaatgaacagtAAAACcggatttgaaatgaaaagtgTAACCATAACCTGACTTGCTTTCACCATCACatcttttaatatttttcagcattcagcaaaattttcaaactggACAGGCTTCAATAAATATGATTATAttttattaaccctttccaccctaaggggttccccattaacgagtaaaatcgtctggcgttagacagaataaaatctataagtgccatttgacactcataggaggaaagGGGTTAACGGGTTAAtggctttccatgttgttaatAAGTACTTTACATGCATTTCAAGCTATGACTCAATGCTGGTTTTCTGTATTACAAATTGGGGGACTAAAAGAAACTTTAAGCCAGGTACAATGtactgaaataataataataataataataataataataataataataataataataataataataataattattattattattattattattattataattattattattattattattattgttatataccTAGACTTACACTCAGCAAAACaagcattttgattggttgattcttggtcatgTGTCCCTGATCAAgttcaaatgtatcccgacTGGGATACAATTGCCCAGTTGTTGCCCGCATACCGAATACAAcagcacgtgatcagtgcattaCAGCTTTAAAAATAACATGATCTTCAGCAGGTGCTCATGCCAGCTTGACTTTTGAACTTCGCATCTCATAGCCAAGAAGCCAGGACACTGTAAACTTTAACACAAGAGCATTTCCTGGAGCAAAGGTTGACGttgatttttataattccaaATGAGTTTTTATTCCTCATTGAGGTTTAATATAATAAAAGCATTACAATATTTTATATTAGCTATTACTTTTACATGTACTttgaaacattattttgtaattaagTTATTAAAGACTCACTCATTCAGCAGGATTGACAATGTGAATAAAGACACTCTgctgtctttgtttttttgttactgctatatgattgtttaagggaaagtctaaatatataacaaagcacttaatacATCATTGGTCCCTTgagaaactagttagttttgttttcccttgagtcctaatgtttcccttgacttcgtctcgggaaacatcatGACtctcaggaaaacaaaacttactgTTTCCCTcaggaccatacattaagtgcatattattattactgattaatacaaataaaaatttgtagCTCTCTCCCCTGAATTAAAAACGTCTGTAAACATGTActgttgaagaaaaaaatccaaattgtaaaataaaaatatttaacaagGTTAACATCAATGTGCAAAATAATGTATGGTCCcaagggaaacagttagttttcttttcctgagACAAAGTTgagggaaacatcaggacttgttggaaaacaaaactaatttccagagggaccatacattatttaagtgctttgtgtttagactttcccttaaacaatcatatagcaaaaacaaacaaacaaagatggcACAACTTCTTCATTCGCAATCATCAATCAAGCTGAAGTGAGCATGTGCTGAGGATCACgctatttttaatttagtcatCCACTGATCATGTGCTGTCGTATTCGGCACGTGGGCAACAACTGTGCAATTGTATCCTGgtcgggatacatttgaatttaatCAGGGGCAtatgaccaagaatcaaccaataacaattcttgttttgctgagtgaaagtctagcTACATAACAATCTATTTACTGATGGCTCAGTAGCTTACATAATGGCCCTTCCCAGTTTAATAAGAGTCTCAACTAGCTGGAGGTAGGTCAACTGGCCATGTACCAGTGCATCTGAGAAGTTGAACCAAtgactacctggaacaaatccagcacATGGTTAGAGTAGGACTTGAACACATGATTGTCACAAGTCATTTCAAGTCCAGCCCTAACCAATTGGCCATGCTGTCTCCTACTCCAAAAGATGTGCCatgcaaagaaatgtacaaagTAAATGtctaaaatgaagaaaaaataaaatagttttgggttctgaagaaaaaaaaaaaccctgaaAACCATTAACTAAATAATTCTTTATATATAAGTTTGAAattctaaagaaaaagaaaagaactgcAAACCTGACTTCCATGAAGTCTTGAAACTGAATATTTTGGGGATTCTGCTTTCCATTGTGCACTCCAAGGAGAAGCTTGTCCCATAGAGCTCTTTACCACTGAGGGCGTTCTTGTAGGCGGGTTGCGAGAAACTGGTTGTCTTCCTTGAGAACTCCGCAATGGAGTAGAAGTGTTGCACTGAGGTGTTACTCCTACTGATGACAGGGGTGTATTCAGTGGAGTGCTCGGGGTTGTTGGGCTGCTTCCCATCGTACTGCCATTGCTGTTGGCCCAGCTGGTTTGAAAAGCACCTCCATGGTCAGCTGAAGTCATCCAGAGAGCTATGTGTGGTGAGTTGGATGAGAGATTTTGACTGACCACTTCCACATTGTTGCTTGTTAGCATTACATTGTGTGCAACGTCCAAAGCAACCACCTCTGTGCTTGAGTGGTCAAGGCTCAGGGTATCAGAACCCAGAGACTCTACCATCGTTGGTCGATCAGTTTGCTTCCATCTCTGTTGGCACAAAAATGAATTAGAGTAACAACAAAATGCATCAAAAGGAaagtcaataattattctgcATTAGTGATTAACCATAGCAGATATATTTCCCTCTCTGTTCTCCAGTACTTCATTGTTTCCATCCAGAACCAGAAATGATGCTATATTTCAGGATTATGACTTGTGTACACTACTACTACTTcgtactactactactactatcaataataaatatacataataatgataactgttataataatatcaataataataaagcgAATGTACGGATAAtgagaacaacaacaaataattattccagTGGTCATAGGTAGGTGCTGATGGGCTAATCAAGAAGGGGATGGAAAGGTACCAGAGCAAAATCCCTGGAAACATCAAAATTGAAGAGCTTCAGTAGATTGTGCTCCCGGAAACTGCTTAATAACTCATGAAGACACTAAGACACTATGCATCAAcacagtgttctccttatcaggtggtaaacagtaaaatttaccgcctcaagcaacagttcttaccgcctgcaacttCTTGAcggtttactaaaactatataagttgttttaaaaaataccggtcaggaattggaGAATACTAATCAAGTGATGCATCGCAACCTTCTTACTGCCATGGGATGAACTTGGCATCATAAGAGAAAAGGGTGGGACTTAATGGAAACCAATAATAACActgattataaaataactaagatagtacgtgcgctctgattggctgagaggcgtgtttgcatgagagtatgtaaacacgcttgtgtgacgTCAAGATACACGAGTTGTGAACACACCATAACCAGATTTTGAATTGGTCAGTtcattggtcagttgagaaatcccattgtgaAATCAATGTTacaggaagatacgttttgatcagtaaaatgaatttttcccgcactgtagtttttagaggaagttattttataaaagcaatagaaaacttttttcctgtgtttgcatagcctgatataaacaatCGAGGGTtggggagaattctcgacagttatgcaaacccaaGACGAAGTCAAGGGTTTGCAGAACTGTctagaattctcccaacccctcttgtgtttatatcaggctatgcaaatactgaaaacgttttctattgcttaattaatGTCAGAACCTAGCAGGTCGAAGCAACTATTAGAAGGACCCTGCAAAGACAAATTAATGCAAATTGATTTAACCACTGTGAAGTgctttctttcaaatgaaagttttaACAAACTGAATGAGAATAGCACTAATATtgaacattaataataatcatattGCAGTCATGCATTTAATTCAGTTGTAAAatttgggccattttggcagcAGTCAAATCAACACTGATGTGTTGTTAAGTTGCTCACTACACCCAAGCTTAATACAAAATTTTGAGTGGACATTTTACATAGTTGAGTGGACATTTTACATAGTCTAGGAAAAACTGTCAACTTTATCATACTTAGTCATCAGTTTATTTACTtgtttatatttaacaaatagattccatgttgccgtgcgtctgttcagtaatagatcacagatgacgtcaaaatgtggtatgaacaaaaaagtggcacacgaggcgcagccgagtgtgtcactgatgttcttaccacattttggcgtcctctgtgatctattactgaacagacacacggcaacatggaatctatttgttaaatataaacaAGTAAATAAACTGATGACTAAGTATGATAAAGTTGACAGTTTTTCCTCTGTAGCTAAGAAATGTGTATGCTGAGCAAGGATCCTTAGTGGAAGAGTAATCGGCCTTAATAATGATTAAGCATGTTACACATTCTAAAGTAACTGCTTTCTTTCGAGAAGAGTACCTACCTGACAAAGATCACTGTTATCTTCCTCGACCAAGCGCCTTTTCTTCCCTTCATGAGAGGGTCTATGTAACGATGGATCCGTTACATTTCCGGTTCCATGACTTCCAGAGAAAGAAACCTCAGCTATATCAGGGGTATCTGCATACACCGTAACCTTGCACATCGCGTAACAATTACGCCGCTTTCCGGTGCAATTAGTACGTGGTGTGCATCCGTAACGTTTTCCTGGACAATACAAACATTCGCTGACAAGAAGGTATCTCTCTGTTCGTTTTCCCCTTGATGGAGGTTGCATTCCTTCCCTGAGCCTACAACCGAGTCGTCCAGTCACCGATGGACGCTCGGGTCGGCCAGATACCGTTTCCATCACAGCCCCTCCACCATAGTTCAGGCGCTCAAAATTCCAGCTGATTTGCTTTGAGAAAAATGCCGGTAGTTCTTTTACAGGGATTTTAATAGGCTCCCCCCATTCAGGTAAAGCACAATTGCGGCACATAATTTCAAGATCACACCAACGTGGTGCCTAAATCACGGCGATTTTCTGTCTGAAATTAAGATTGTTTACCATCACAAGACTTCCTTCACGAAACGACGCCATTACTACTAATACCGCTGAGTGATGAACTGTGGACGTTACAAGACCCGCGGGTATTCACCAGTTCTGACGCCTGTTTCTCGTATCCCGCGAGCTGATCCCGCGAGAAAAAGCTCTACCTCGGTTCGCAATGAAAATGAGGGACAGaatcttcaaatttttctgaacGAAGTTCAATTTAATCCAACCTTTGGCGAGGACAGAAATGTAAGTTTGTCCTGATTACCCCTCTAAATTCCACATAGTAGCAATCTAGTCCAGTTCTCCATCTCTgtcttttcattattttttttttttttcaattttgcggTATTCTGCAGAGAAACTCGGAAATGAATCGAACGTCTTTCCGTTCCGCCTAGGTGGGGATTTAAAAATTCTCACATGTCACCTTTCATCGTCTTTTACAGTTCTTTGAATTAAACCAATCATATTGTTCGGAATATCAAGCGGGTTATTATGATAAAAACAGTTCTCATTTTACAATAACCTTGCTGTCTTGTCGCGTTGGCGTTCCTCTTGAGTTTCTTTTGGCAAGCTTGAAACATTTGTCTTTGATTCTCGTAGGAAGGAGTACATTGCTTAATGTGCAAGTGAAGATGAACAGTTTTTGGGTTGTCGTTCTTTGCAGTTTAGCTGTAATGGTGGTTGATGCGAAAAAGGTGAGACTTGCATGCCGTGCGTGCATGCCGTGCGTTAAGATCaggtaaaataattttacaggaattttttaattttagtgaTGAAGTTTACAAACCGTAAATCTACTCTCTTTTCCATATGGTGAGAAAATAGAGAAGGCATAGTTTTAGGCCGCTGAATAATCGGAAAAcgcaaacaatttgaaagTCATGTTCACCTCGCTAATGGGGCATAATCGTTTTATTGTTTTGGGGTGACAAACTAAATGTCCGAATAAAACTGACCATTCCAGGCATTCCATAAGTGGAATAAATTTTGTAGGTAACCCTTTGATATCTTGCTCGTCCATTTAGGACAATTAATTTAAGCTTTTGCCATTTCTATAAACAGATCTATGAAGACAAAACTGTCTTGATTATTCTGCAGACAAGTACCTTCAGTAATGCCAAAAATGTACCACGCACATTAGGACTAAGCCTATATCGGGTTTCaccttaaaataatttttttttagtttttttcaatatcagggatgaataataattattgcatagCAATAACATACTTATTACTTTTGATtgattttttctattttctattttcatcCACATTTTCATCCATACAAAATATCCACACCTTCTGTGAAGATATCTcagttgaagaaataaaattcttttgaaagatAATGATCATCTTTGTACTCTTCTGGCCCTAACATCAgaaaacacaggaaaatatGATTGATGTTTCTGCAACTAGtgttgaagtcattgttttgacTCATGAGGATGACATCTAGACAGCTGGTTGTGAAAAACATTTGTCACCAGTGCACAACAGAGGTTCTTCAATAAACATGACCAGATTTTGTCATGGCATGCTACCCATATAGATGCATGCCATTTTAAAAGCAactcaattttgaaattttgccatTATCTTCACTCGACCAATGAAACCAAACAAGGAAACAAGCAAGAATCATTAGATCTTGTATTATGTGGACAGTTATACTGGGGCTTATCTCGTGGCAAGAACCTGTAATGTtacttatttctttgtttcaatttcGCTCACACTGGGGATTTGCTCATAAATGTTAAGCAATCTCTTGGCTCTTTTCCAATATGTCATTCATGAATTTAACAGGTTCTTATGCCAAGGCTGAGCCATATCCTCATATGCAAtgattgttgttgtaaatggCACAATGTGAAAGGGCCTTCAAAATGAATTGCCTGGTATTTAACTATtatgtttctttgaaataatatgaaaagggaaaacatcacagacttttaaaagaaaagaaccacTCAAGGAAAACGGCAGCACACGGTAAGTCAATATgtacaattcttttttttttaatgagttTTTTATGTGTGTAAGTATACAGCATAGCCTAAAACTGGATGAAACAGTAATCGTgaacatttcaaataaaacagTTAAGACCCTTCCTTCCCTCTTTTGCATAGCATGGGCTTTCATTACATTAAAGTACAAACTTCTGGGGAAAACGTTACAACCTTTCACCCTGctataatagtaataatcatTTAGATATGAAGAAATAGAATAACAATGATTTAGATTTTCAGAGGAGGCATGATTTATTTTAATCCATAATGACTTTTTCCTGTGATAActgatatttttctcttttacagTTGATTGTAAAGAGGTTGGTTCTCGTTTGTTGGATTGGTTTCACATTCTTCGAACAAGCCTGATCAAAGATGAAATGAGAGCCAAAGGCATACCATTGCCTCAAGATGGAGAAGTCTTACCTAGAATGAACCTTGAGGGAGCAAAGACCATGCTTTTCAAATCTGGTAACAAAAGCTGTTAATGTCTAGTTACTCTCATTCTTTCATTCTCATGTATGCAATAATATAGAGGGTTTGTTGTTCTCGCATTCTATAAAGCAGGTTCATGATCTCTTGTTTCCTATgagattttttctttgttccctTGTTTCCTAAAACTCCAGAGAGACTCAACCTTTTGGTCTGCGACAGAAAGGCAAACTTAAATAGATGATATTCTCAATACAACACCATATTATCGTTAGGTTACACACTTGCTTTGTAACTtacgttttgtttctttttgggtTAACAAAGATGCCTGCAGAGAGCCAATCAGCTCTGTGTTCCATGATgtttttgatgaaaacaagGATGGCATGTTAGAGTTTTCTGAGCTTCCTGGTTTCAGTGAATTCAGCATGGATCCATGTATGATGGCATTCTTTGAGAAATGTgcaggaagaaagaaaagtcttACGGAGAAAGAGTTTTGTGGCTGCTTCAGTTCTGTTGGTAAGttgctttctcttttttggtttctcaatcaatttcttcttttataataataattaacattttattattgaaGACTCCAACCTCCTTACACAGTCTGTACATAGTAATATATCTTTCTGATGAAAGGGATTGTCTTCAAAACCTGGTGATCAATATTAGAGCCTGCAGCTACAaaaggtctgtttttactatGTGTAAGGCTCTCTAAATGAAGTGTTATTCAACTGGCCGTGTTTGTTCAAAGGGCAGATGTTACTATCCATAAATAGGTTTTTGTGGCAATAGCTTTTGTTACAGTTATCAGTTTTGACATAGAGATGAGGCTCACTGTAATTTTCTATTCTATTGATCCAGTAGCCTAGCTCACCTGCATGTTGCTgtgaacaaaagaagctttgtcTCTTgtctcaactgtaataacagcttttatttgttttccaaGAGGGCACGGTAACAAATTCAGCaagctgattggttctttacACAGCCTGGATTTTCCTATCTCTGCCCATGGCACGGtaacatttatttgaaaaaacttttttcaaaacaacgtCAGTCGTCAAATAACATAACTATATTTGTCTACTGGTTATTGATCTATCCACTTGATAGCACTATCCACTCTTTGAACAACGGCCACTTTCCTTTTATGGATTGTCTGGATTGCATGAAAGAAGATAAGTTTTGATTACACTTACATAGAACTTTctcaaatttgcatacaaAAAGGATTTGGAGGTACCTATTTCATCCCACTGAAATAAActaatgaaaagtaaaaatcaaaataattgtaaGATGAATTAAACAGGCAATCAAAACCCATTAAAGTAGGTGCTGCTGTTTTCCTAGAGCattggtgaaagaaatgttctttatttattttctcaatgacctccaaagtgataacaATAGTTACTGTAGGTAATACAGCTtatatgttcttgggcataagtaaatatattttgggcccttctcagacttcATTTTAACCCTCACCTAATGGCTtaggctaaaatgagtctgagtcagACCGTAAACATATTTATGGCTGTGAGCAGACTCTATGGTTTTACTCTACAAACAGATTgtcaggggtttcaataaatTCTGAAGTAGGTGGCAGACCCTGTTAAAGTAGGTGGCTGTAACACTTTAGGGAACCTAAGGCTCTAAGGCCCCAAGAAGACTTTGGAATCTAGTAGCCttgaaaaattgccatttccTCTATTCTGGCATCAAATTCAGTAATAAATATTGATTGTTAAAGTAATGTACAATGTTAAtcactcaaatgaaatttaatgtaGAAAGTAAGTGGTGATGATTTGGGAAGTATATGATGAAATTTGCTGGCTTCTATTGAAATCCCTGC is a window of Acropora palmata chromosome 4, jaAcrPala1.3, whole genome shotgun sequence DNA encoding:
- the LOC141879686 gene encoding uncharacterized protein LOC141879686; translated protein: MCRNCALPEWGEPIKIPVKELPAFFSKQISWNFERLNYGGGAVMETVSGRPERPSVTGRLGCRLREGMQPPSRGKRTERYLLVSECLYCPGKRYGCTPRTNCTGKRRNCYAMCKVTVYADTPDIAEVSFSGSHGTGNVTDPSLHRPSHEGKKRRLVEEDNSDLCQRWKQTDRPTMVESLGSDTLSLDHSSTEVVALDVAHNVMLTSNNVEVVSQNLSSNSPHIALWMTSADHGGAFQTSWANSNGSTMGSSPTTPSTPLNTPLSSVGVTPQCNTSTPLRSSQGRQPVSRNPPTRTPSVVKSSMGQASPWSAQWKAESPKYSVSRLHGSQHQEKDQEILTLKQHIQILQQEHLAKISRIAELEAQLQYLKDGELSRLEHQVQRLETENLRKDVKILQLEKQLQQFQASLFSRAQSTASPVTVLVRQPAHCEQISSHPTLKKTSDIQVPQLESRDKDDNDTEDINELNEKEIDKDVDNGDDDLPCGEEV
- the LOC141879691 gene encoding testican-2-like, which gives rise to MNSFWVVVLCSLAVMVVDAKKGKHHRLLKEKNHSRKTAAHVDCKEVGSRLLDWFHILRTSLIKDEMRAKGIPLPQDGEVLPRMNLEGAKTMLFKSDACREPISSVFHDVFDENKDGMLEFSELPGFSEFSMDPCMMAFFEKCAGRKKSLTEKEFCGCFSSVVPPCLNKLRQNLPLLLVRGEGHPVPGIHFPSCDQDGYFLPEQCTVLDKQGNKKCWCVDRHGSKIEGTTECSDNTEPPTS